In one window of Neofelis nebulosa isolate mNeoNeb1 chromosome 15, mNeoNeb1.pri, whole genome shotgun sequence DNA:
- the LOC131495350 gene encoding left-right determination factor 1-like, with protein MRPLWLCWALWALPLTGPGAALTGEQVRASLLRQLGLREAPVLDQRDVEGLVTPAHVRAQYVALLRRSHGAHSRGKRFSQRVREVAGRLLAAEASTHVLVFGMEGRLPPNSELVQAVLRLFQEPVPKAALRRLERLSPHGARARVTVEWLRIHEDSSNRTYLVDSRLVSLQGSGWKAFDVTEAVNFWRQLGRSGQPLLLQVSVQRAHLGPRASGAHTLLRFASQGQEGTGQGEPQLELHTLDLGAYGAQGDCDPEATEGARCCRQETYVDLRGMRWAENWVLEPPGFLAYECVGACQQPPEPPTFRRPFPGPRQCVASETTSLPLIVGVKEGGRPRPQVVSLPNMRVEKCSCAWDGAPVPRRLGP; from the exons ATGAGGCCCCTGTGGCTGTGCTGGGCGCTCTGGGCGCTGCCCCTGACGGGCCCCGGGGCCGCCCTGACCGGCGAGCAGGTGCGGGCCAGCCTGCTGCGGCAGCTGGGCCTCCGCGAGGCGCCCGTCCTGGACCAGCGCGACGTGGAGGGGCTGGTCACCCCGGCCCACGTGAGGGCCCAGTACGTGGCCCTGTTGCGGCGCAGTCACGGCGCCCACTCCCGCGGGAAGAGGTTCAGCCAGAGAGTCCGAG AGGTGGCGGGCAGGTTGCTGGCGGCCGAGGCCTCCACGCACGTGCTGGTGTTCggcatggaggggcgcctgccGCCCAACAGCGAGCTGGTGCAGGCCGTGCTGCGCCTCTTCCAGGAGCCGGTCCCCAAAGCGGCGCTGCGCAGGCTCGAGCGGCTGTCCCCGCACGGCGCCCGCGCCCGCGTCACCGTCGAGTGGCTGCGCATCCACGAGGACAGCTCGAACCGCACCTACCTGGTGGACTCCAG GCTGGTGTCCCTCCAGGGGAGTGGCTGGAAGGCCTTCGACGTGACCGAGGCCGTGAACTTCTGGCGCCAGCTGGGCCGGTCTGGGCAGCCGCTGCTGCTGCAGGTGTCCGTGCAGAGGGCGCACCTGGGCCCGCGGGCCTCGGGCGCCCACACGCTGCTCCGCTTCGCGTCCCAGGGCCAGGAGGGCACGGGGCAGGGCGAGCCCCAGCTGGAGCTGCACACCCTGGACCTCGGGGCCTACGG AGCTCAGGGCGACTGCGACCCCGAGGCGACGGAGGGCGCCCGCTGCTGCCGCCAGGAGACCTACGTTGACCTGCGGGGCATGCGGTGGGCCGAGAACTGGGTCCTGGAGCCCCCGGGCTTCCTGGCCTACGAGTGTGTGGGCGCGTGCCAGCAGCCCCCGGAGCCCCCGACCTTCAGGCGGCCGTTCCCGGGGCCGCGACAGTGCGTTGCCTCGGAGACGACCTCGCTGCCCCTGATCGTGGGCGTCAAGGAGGGCGGCAGGCCCAGGCCCCAGGTGGTCAGCCTGCCCAACATGAGGGTGGAGAAGTGCAGCTGCGCGTGGGACGGGGCGCCTGTGCCCAGGAGGCTGGGGCCTTAG